The Metabacillus sediminilitoris genome window below encodes:
- a CDS encoding glycosyltransferase, with amino-acid sequence MKKIDFYFVDQINFHKRNFDNFISFVENDFSFKYNNAYPALKKSFGKYELKKISGLPNFSKYEELFKDLNDKPLSELKQVSYKGYNLWDVIHAEMYAYLTPKIYQLYIANEIPAQQADSDCLLEWLRSSKIEDETFQNLVFYNFAIGAFWIDYWAATLKRVKINNVCVFGGTTIYSRAATLVAQWNNINVLSFEGSFIKDFHYADSASGMITNNHRFADHSKWVRLQGLDFLDKQAEWLEETMANRLNLNVVQPNKLTKEELYQRYNIDPNKKLILLIGQVLNDFSITRDLKNYESSIDFYVNVIKSIADKKDCHLFIKLHPWENHKQNSTTELSKRVLEKKLADHSITNFTVDYDVNIDSLIDFSEIGITSCSQAGLEMLYMGKRVVQVGNAFYGNKGWTVDVTEPEFLPLSIDIALSKPRLEHIELREVRKFIYHLLHSNCFKRTGEDINFEKKFYEVTAFNKSREAGIIQRVNKKLKKYKLKLRRVKTLARKAIKEPKKAALALKYRASMYFSIIQAKMTSKKIVNMVMGQATYSKIFEDMLARFNHVLKDDYLMIVTEKSLKNADVYHYWRPNASKSDIKHPGIVTVHHDFDRDSESLSLRHFIDSYKLGDMILCLNEQQKERISEYLGQSKPIKVIPHGYDTSFKPKDVYKKEINSDNKLVIGFSSRRYPRLIKGEETLYKIIEGLKDQPVKFVFIGQDRKKEQEFCEMLGVDSEVYEKIPYSEFPQLYSQMDLFLITSKAEGGPASLPEALATGLPVVSTPCGFVPDMVTNGQNGYIVDYEDDQAFVKRIEQFIQNPELLEQMGLRALETNNLKSWEDIIKDYIKAYEEVLTLSDNEGEEHGIQRSKGTI; translated from the coding sequence ATGAAAAAAATCGATTTTTACTTTGTAGATCAAATTAATTTCCACAAACGAAACTTTGATAATTTTATTTCGTTTGTGGAGAATGATTTTTCCTTTAAATATAACAATGCATATCCTGCATTGAAAAAAAGTTTTGGGAAATATGAGCTTAAAAAGATCAGTGGGCTTCCGAATTTTTCAAAATATGAAGAACTATTTAAAGATCTAAATGATAAGCCTCTTTCAGAACTGAAGCAAGTTAGCTATAAAGGCTATAATCTTTGGGATGTTATCCATGCAGAAATGTATGCATATCTTACACCTAAAATTTATCAGCTTTACATAGCAAATGAAATTCCTGCACAACAAGCAGATTCAGATTGTTTATTAGAATGGCTTAGAAGCTCTAAAATTGAAGATGAAACATTTCAAAATTTAGTATTTTATAATTTTGCAATAGGTGCATTTTGGATTGATTATTGGGCTGCTACATTAAAGAGAGTAAAAATAAATAATGTATGTGTGTTTGGTGGTACAACCATTTATTCGAGAGCTGCAACTCTTGTTGCCCAATGGAATAATATAAATGTTCTTTCATTTGAAGGTTCATTTATAAAAGATTTCCACTATGCAGACAGCGCTTCTGGCATGATTACGAACAACCATCGTTTTGCTGATCATTCGAAATGGGTGAGGCTGCAAGGACTAGACTTTCTTGACAAGCAAGCAGAATGGCTTGAAGAGACGATGGCTAATCGTTTAAATCTAAATGTTGTCCAGCCTAACAAGCTCACGAAAGAAGAATTATATCAACGTTATAATATTGATCCAAATAAAAAATTAATCCTGCTTATAGGGCAAGTATTAAATGATTTTTCCATTACGAGAGATTTGAAAAATTATGAATCTTCCATTGATTTTTATGTAAATGTCATTAAATCGATTGCTGATAAAAAAGATTGTCATCTCTTTATCAAACTGCACCCATGGGAAAATCATAAACAAAATAGTACAACAGAATTATCAAAGCGCGTCTTGGAAAAAAAGTTAGCTGACCATTCCATTACCAATTTCACTGTCGATTATGATGTAAATATTGATTCTTTAATTGATTTCTCTGAAATAGGCATTACGTCTTGTAGTCAAGCAGGTTTAGAGATGCTTTATATGGGGAAAAGAGTTGTTCAGGTTGGTAATGCTTTTTATGGCAATAAAGGCTGGACTGTGGACGTAACAGAGCCTGAATTTTTACCTCTTTCTATTGATATTGCATTATCAAAACCGCGTCTGGAGCATATTGAATTACGGGAAGTAAGGAAGTTTATCTATCATTTACTACATAGTAATTGCTTTAAAAGAACTGGTGAAGACATAAATTTTGAAAAGAAGTTTTATGAAGTAACTGCGTTTAATAAAAGCAGAGAAGCAGGTATCATTCAGCGTGTAAATAAAAAGCTTAAAAAATATAAATTGAAATTAAGACGTGTAAAAACACTTGCTAGAAAAGCAATTAAAGAACCTAAAAAGGCAGCATTAGCCCTTAAATACAGAGCAAGTATGTATTTTAGTATCATACAGGCAAAAATGACTTCTAAAAAAATTGTGAACATGGTTATGGGACAAGCAACATACAGCAAAATATTCGAGGATATGCTAGCTAGATTCAATCATGTTTTAAAAGATGATTATTTAATGATTGTGACTGAAAAATCGTTAAAGAATGCAGATGTTTATCATTACTGGAGACCTAACGCCAGTAAATCGGATATTAAACATCCTGGTATTGTAACGGTTCACCATGATTTCGATCGTGATTCAGAAAGCTTAAGCTTAAGACACTTTATCGACAGCTATAAACTTGGTGATATGATTTTATGTTTAAATGAACAACAAAAAGAAAGAATCTCCGAGTACCTTGGACAATCAAAACCAATTAAAGTCATCCCGCATGGTTATGATACAAGCTTTAAACCTAAGGATGTATATAAGAAAGAGATTAATTCAGACAACAAGCTAGTCATTGGTTTTTCTAGCCGTAGATATCCTAGGCTAATTAAAGGTGAAGAGACATTATACAAAATTATTGAAGGTTTAAAAGACCAGCCAGTTAAATTCGTCTTCATTGGACAAGACAGAAAGAAAGAACAAGAATTTTGCGAAATGCTCGGGGTAGATTCTGAAGTATATGAGAAAATTCCTTATAGTGAGTTTCCTCAATTGTATAGTCAAATGGATTTATTTTTAATTACTTCAAAGGCCGAGGGCGGTCCAGCATCCTTACCGGAAGCGCTAGCAACAGGTCTTCCTGTTGTTTCTACTCCATGTGGTTTTGTTCCGGATATGGTGACAAATGGCCAGAATGGTTACATCGTTGATTATGAAGATGATCAAGCATTTGTTAAACGAATAGAACAATTTATTCAAAATCCTGAATTGCTAGAACAAATGGGATTGAGAGCTCTTGAAACGAATAACCTAAAATCATGGGAAGACATTATCAAGGATTACATCAAGGCGTATGAAGAAGTGTTAACTCTTAGTGATAATGAAGGTGAAGAACATGGAATTCAACGCAGCAAGGGTACTATCTAG
- a CDS encoding ABC transporter permease, which translates to MVESLKQLREHKGFILALAQRELSVKYKQSFLGKLWIVIQPFMFMLILTVVFSKFARLPSEGVPYPLFFLTALLPWNFFTNAVSAAPGVIVGQTGLIKQRAFYRLSLVVNRMITESVNYFYSLISLVIIFIYFKVTLSWTMFMIVPLFFLQLILIMGFMMLLSSLNVYVRDIGLATPIITRLWFYLSPVIYSFEQIGDEYKQWLILNPMTGILDAYRKVLLHQQMPEWIPLAYTAGFSIVIFVIGFLVFNKLEKKFADVL; encoded by the coding sequence ATGGTTGAGAGTTTAAAACAATTACGAGAGCATAAGGGTTTTATTTTAGCTCTAGCTCAGAGAGAACTAAGTGTAAAATATAAACAATCCTTTCTAGGAAAATTGTGGATTGTTATTCAACCTTTTATGTTCATGTTGATTTTAACAGTCGTATTTTCTAAGTTTGCTCGGTTACCGAGTGAGGGAGTACCATATCCGCTGTTTTTCTTAACAGCATTACTGCCATGGAACTTTTTTACGAATGCTGTAAGTGCCGCACCAGGTGTAATAGTCGGGCAAACAGGATTAATAAAACAGAGAGCGTTTTATAGACTATCCTTGGTAGTTAATCGCATGATAACAGAATCAGTAAACTATTTTTATTCTCTGATCAGTCTTGTTATCATCTTTATTTACTTTAAAGTGACATTAAGCTGGACAATGTTTATGATTGTTCCGTTATTTTTCTTACAATTAATCTTAATAATGGGCTTTATGATGCTATTATCATCGTTAAATGTGTATGTTCGTGATATTGGATTAGCAACACCTATTATCACACGTCTATGGTTTTATTTATCTCCGGTTATTTATTCGTTCGAGCAAATTGGTGATGAGTACAAACAATGGCTCATCTTAAATCCGATGACAGGTATTTTAGACGCATATAGAAAAGTATTATTACATCAGCAAATGCCAGAATGGATTCCATTAGCATATACTGCGGGTTTTTCAATTGTTATTTTCGTGATCGGTTTTCTTGTTTTTAATAAATTAGAGAAAAAATTTGCTGATGTTTTATAA
- a CDS encoding SH3 domain-containing protein, giving the protein MKKARNLAVVSTLLISGLLTTNAFATESKTTNIEVSSYVTQDNLTVRNSPGLLEEKIGKLTNGAEFDVIKVQGEWSLVESETIKGWVENKDLLAADLLKKDSPNQQIASEIINGVTYGVTTSSTSEIKNGYMSYNKVLDTLGANQPLTVLEVKNGHYRVIAPYIRGWMPVSDVQLRSTPVPYTEKQAVADKNGVEVLNGYMPHNRQVGTLNLNVHVRVIDLKNGYYRVVAENTRGWVHKDDLQLMPSGVYYGVTTNSTTEVKNGYSDSNKTIATLDQNEPLTVLETKSGYHRVIAPYTRGWIKTTSVNIQNTAVPYEKQTGASIAGNVSVLNGYMPHNHKVGTLQAGQEVEIIDLKNGYYRVVASNTRGWVSYRSIKLTTESTPPPTEEPEKPIEDIQQKDGVITSSTLNVRTGPSTSYASIGSISFNTDVKILDEQDGWYKIQSGDMTGWSSGSYINVIPQTEDTYQYINLRKPSNVTAAQINNYITNYENVNNKNSVFSGKGQTFIDIARKYGMNELFFAAFAIHESAYGTSTLAKTKQNLFGLGAYDSAPFDSAYYFDTIEENLNYEAAFVRHKYLSPGYFQFFGPYLGDKTGGMNVKYASDPDWGFKIAGHMNRILAYNPNDYENANTFNVGTPTYSVPDYTDKYPNGIIAKANSNLTLYLSKNGGKSAITIPKGETFSVSSKTNDYWIQLRYKGQTYWTTFSFSTYKDYMSILNLIRIQVEGTTLNVRENPTTSSNIISTLNDYTHVRGIVDEYNNLVTSGSWYKVSTPDGKIGWVSTSYAKRVYP; this is encoded by the coding sequence TTGAAAAAAGCAAGAAATCTTGCAGTGGTATCTACACTTTTGATAAGTGGTTTGTTAACTACTAACGCTTTTGCAACTGAAAGTAAAACAACCAATATCGAAGTTAGTTCATATGTCACGCAAGATAATTTAACTGTACGGAATAGTCCAGGATTGCTTGAAGAAAAGATAGGAAAATTGACAAATGGTGCTGAGTTTGACGTCATAAAAGTACAAGGTGAATGGTCTTTAGTAGAATCTGAAACAATCAAAGGATGGGTTGAGAACAAGGACCTCTTAGCAGCCGATCTATTAAAAAAGGATTCTCCCAACCAACAAATAGCATCTGAAATCATTAATGGTGTGACGTACGGTGTTACTACATCATCAACTTCTGAAATTAAAAACGGTTATATGTCTTATAATAAAGTCTTAGATACTCTCGGTGCAAATCAGCCTCTAACTGTTTTAGAGGTTAAGAATGGACATTATCGCGTCATTGCGCCATATATTAGAGGCTGGATGCCTGTCTCAGATGTACAATTACGTTCTACACCCGTTCCATATACCGAGAAGCAGGCGGTAGCAGATAAAAATGGTGTTGAAGTACTTAACGGGTACATGCCTCATAACCGTCAGGTTGGAACATTAAATTTAAACGTCCATGTCAGAGTAATCGACTTAAAGAATGGATACTATCGGGTCGTTGCTGAAAACACACGCGGTTGGGTTCATAAGGACGATCTTCAATTAATGCCATCTGGTGTCTATTATGGAGTTACTACTAATAGTACAACTGAAGTAAAAAACGGCTATTCTGATAGCAATAAAACAATAGCTACTCTTGATCAAAATGAACCACTTACAGTTTTAGAAACAAAATCCGGTTATCATCGAGTAATTGCCCCATATACAAGAGGCTGGATAAAAACAACATCTGTAAATATCCAAAATACAGCAGTACCTTATGAAAAACAAACTGGGGCTTCTATTGCTGGAAATGTTTCTGTCCTTAATGGATATATGCCACATAATCATAAAGTAGGAACATTACAAGCTGGTCAAGAAGTTGAAATCATTGATTTGAAAAATGGCTATTATCGAGTCGTTGCAAGTAATACGAGAGGATGGGTTTCCTATCGTTCAATTAAATTAACGACTGAGTCAACACCACCTCCAACTGAAGAACCAGAAAAACCAATAGAGGATATTCAACAAAAAGATGGTGTTATCACTTCTTCCACATTGAATGTGCGAACAGGTCCTAGTACTAGCTATGCTTCTATTGGCTCAATTAGTTTTAATACCGATGTAAAAATTCTTGATGAGCAAGATGGCTGGTACAAAATTCAATCTGGCGACATGACAGGCTGGTCTTCTGGAAGTTATATTAATGTTATTCCTCAAACAGAGGATACCTACCAATATATTAATCTAAGAAAACCATCTAATGTAACTGCAGCACAGATTAATAACTATATTACTAACTATGAAAATGTTAATAATAAGAACAGTGTTTTTTCCGGTAAAGGACAAACTTTTATCGATATTGCAAGAAAATACGGTATGAATGAATTATTCTTTGCAGCTTTTGCGATTCATGAATCTGCATATGGAACATCTACACTTGCAAAGACGAAACAAAACCTTTTTGGGTTAGGTGCCTATGATAGTGCCCCATTTGATTCAGCTTATTATTTTGACACGATTGAAGAAAACCTTAATTATGAGGCTGCTTTTGTTCGTCATAAATACTTATCACCTGGCTATTTCCAATTTTTCGGCCCTTACCTAGGCGATAAAACAGGTGGAATGAACGTGAAATATGCTAGTGATCCTGATTGGGGATTTAAAATCGCAGGTCATATGAATAGGATTTTAGCTTACAATCCAAATGATTATGAGAATGCAAATACGTTTAATGTTGGAACACCAACCTATTCAGTTCCAGATTATACGGATAAATATCCTAACGGAATTATTGCTAAAGCAAATTCAAATCTTACATTATATTTAAGTAAAAATGGCGGTAAATCCGCAATTACAATTCCTAAAGGTGAAACTTTCTCTGTTTCTTCTAAAACAAATGACTATTGGATTCAACTTCGTTACAAAGGCCAGACGTATTGGACAACTTTTAGTTTCTCAACGTATAAAGACTACATGAGTATTCTTAATCTAATTAGAATTCAAGTCGAAGGCACTACTTTAAACGTTCGAGAAAATCCAACCACATCTAGCAACATTATTTCGACGTTAAATGACTATACACACGTAAGAGGTATAGTAGATGAGTATAATAATTTAGTTACAAGTGGTAGCTGGTATAAAGTAAGTACGCCAGACGGAAAAATAGGATGGGTAAGTACTTCTTATGCAAAACGAGTTTATCCTTAA
- a CDS encoding N-acetylmuramoyl-L-alanine amidase: MERAEYCNNVNADFTVRIHADGNNDNNISGIHILYPSGKHTKSINNTSKKAAELMLEELINATGAKKAWSDGLSPRSDLTGFNWAKKPVALPELGFMSNANEDKKLATSSYQDKLVTGLANGIDKYFGVDYNYFSPTKNIPLYKHMTGSATIGTLYKSEEFPIITDEFVNWYKVKFGNTFRYIKKANTKGVSTIKNSHLSTNRVPSKTFTAKTDLFVKENITGKQKTIGTINKNFIFPTLKELDNWFQIEFSGRIVYVWKKIQQCSTKDAFYLVLNSYNHEIKI; this comes from the coding sequence ATAGAACGTGCGGAATATTGTAATAATGTAAATGCAGATTTTACAGTTCGTATTCATGCTGATGGTAATAATGATAATAATATCTCAGGTATCCATATTTTATATCCTTCAGGTAAACACACAAAATCAATTAATAATACGAGTAAAAAAGCTGCTGAATTAATGTTGGAAGAACTAATAAATGCAACTGGAGCTAAAAAAGCATGGAGCGATGGTTTATCACCAAGAAGTGATTTAACTGGATTTAATTGGGCGAAAAAGCCTGTCGCGCTTCCAGAATTAGGATTTATGAGTAATGCAAATGAAGATAAAAAACTCGCAACATCTTCCTATCAAGATAAGCTAGTAACAGGTTTGGCAAATGGTATCGATAAATACTTTGGAGTCGATTATAACTATTTCTCTCCAACTAAAAATATACCCTTATATAAACATATGACAGGATCGGCAACGATTGGCACACTTTATAAAAGCGAAGAGTTTCCTATTATTACAGACGAGTTTGTCAATTGGTATAAAGTCAAATTCGGCAATACATTCAGGTATATTAAAAAAGCAAATACAAAAGGTGTATCAACTATTAAAAATAGTCATTTAAGTACAAATAGAGTGCCGTCTAAAACCTTTACTGCAAAAACAGATCTATTCGTAAAAGAAAATATTACTGGTAAACAAAAAACAATAGGAACTATAAATAAAAACTTTATTTTCCCTACTCTAAAGGAATTGGATAATTGGTTTCAAATTGAATTTTCAGGTCGAATCGTTTATGTATGGAAAAAAATACAACAGTGTTCGACTAAAGATGCATTTTATTTAGTTCTAAATTCTTATAATCATGAAATCAAAATATAA
- a CDS encoding ABC transporter ATP-binding protein: MNSTDIAIEFSHVGKKYSRTAKLTRLKDVVTKVTQNYRGDNDFWALKDVSFSVKKGEAIGIIGSNGSGKSTLLKLLSGVTVPTEGDININGSIGGLIELGAGFHPEMTGRENVYINGAILGLSKKEIEDRFPQIIEFSGLEEFIDMPLKSYSSGMKVRLGFAVAITIETDIVLLDEVLAVGDSSFRKKALQMMESFLADKTIVFVSHDIGQIKRICDKCIVLNRGKLVYMGETEDAMKVYQDLANAPQASFNTRLQNYKTHLVEGVLLNEQNEETSIFSHGQDLAIKLKVNLHPKLKNPVIKVKIKADEISTFTDTIAEFVMNPSEEGVIDTTLTIKEIPLYNGKYNVDVMILNSANEIVEVKNGVLSFSVINHKQDFKMRGFINVPHNVSNLEQSSDQLCTLDNKADDIEIRLSFPSEEVKYGVVTFHKYINKSLYVPITHFTVPINYGQTGVLTIPKSFLGNGNYIFDIITLNKEKRTVKKEENVVQCSINDKTEKSGLVFLKHSWD; the protein is encoded by the coding sequence ATGAATTCAACAGATATCGCAATTGAATTTTCCCATGTTGGGAAAAAATATTCTAGAACGGCAAAACTAACACGTCTTAAGGATGTCGTTACAAAAGTAACTCAGAATTATCGAGGAGATAATGACTTTTGGGCACTAAAAGACGTCTCATTTTCTGTCAAAAAAGGCGAAGCAATTGGGATTATTGGTTCTAATGGTTCTGGAAAAAGTACCTTGTTAAAACTGTTATCAGGTGTAACAGTCCCAACTGAAGGTGATATTAATATTAATGGTTCAATTGGTGGTCTAATCGAATTAGGGGCAGGGTTTCATCCAGAAATGACAGGTAGAGAAAATGTGTATATAAATGGTGCTATCTTAGGTTTATCTAAGAAGGAAATTGAAGACAGATTTCCACAGATTATTGAATTTTCCGGATTAGAAGAATTTATCGATATGCCATTAAAAAGTTACTCATCAGGCATGAAGGTTCGTCTCGGCTTTGCAGTAGCTATTACAATCGAAACTGATATTGTTTTATTAGATGAAGTGCTAGCTGTAGGAGACAGTTCCTTTAGAAAAAAGGCTTTGCAAATGATGGAGAGCTTTCTTGCAGATAAAACAATCGTATTCGTGTCACACGATATCGGACAAATAAAGAGAATTTGTGATAAATGTATTGTTTTAAATCGTGGGAAGCTGGTTTATATGGGTGAAACTGAGGATGCAATGAAAGTATACCAAGACCTTGCTAATGCACCTCAAGCAAGTTTTAATACAAGGCTCCAAAATTACAAAACTCATCTAGTCGAAGGCGTGCTCTTAAATGAACAAAATGAAGAAACTTCAATCTTTAGCCATGGGCAGGATCTTGCTATCAAATTAAAAGTTAATCTTCATCCAAAATTAAAGAATCCAGTCATAAAAGTCAAAATAAAAGCAGATGAGATTTCAACTTTTACGGATACGATCGCAGAGTTTGTCATGAACCCATCCGAGGAAGGTGTCATTGATACCACTCTTACAATAAAAGAGATTCCTTTATATAACGGGAAATATAACGTCGATGTGATGATTTTAAACAGTGCAAATGAAATTGTTGAAGTGAAAAATGGTGTTTTAAGTTTTTCAGTCATTAATCATAAGCAGGACTTTAAAATGAGAGGATTTATTAACGTTCCTCACAACGTTTCCAATCTTGAACAATCATCTGATCAACTATGTACACTTGATAATAAGGCTGATGATATAGAAATTAGGTTAAGTTTTCCTAGTGAGGAAGTAAAATATGGTGTTGTTACTTTCCATAAATATATTAATAAATCATTGTATGTGCCAATTACTCACTTCACAGTGCCAATTAACTATGGACAAACAGGTGTGTTAACGATCCCTAAATCTTTTCTAGGTAATGGGAACTATATTTTTGATATCATTACATTAAACAAAGAGAAAAGAACAGTAAAAAAAGAAGAGAATGTTGTACAATGCTCCATAAATGATAAAACAGAGAAATCCGGCCTAGTTTTTCTAAAACATTCATGGGATTGA
- the galU gene encoding UTP--glucose-1-phosphate uridylyltransferase GalU yields MQKVKKAVIPAAGLGTRFLPATKAQPKEMLPIVDKPTIQYIIEEAVQSGIEDILIVTGRGKRAIEDHFDKSYELETSLAQKEKWDLLEQVSSISDLANIHYIRQKEPKGLGHAIYCARRFIGDEPFAVMLGDDIVQTKEKPCLQQLIDVYSESGCSVVGVQKVKHEDVSKYGIVGFKGKTENSIYHVDSFVEKPDVTEAPSDIAIMGRYILTPEILNILEEQPPGSGGEIQLTDSLNTLLATSPVLAYEFSGKRYDVGDKLGFIKATIDFGLQRPELRDDIIRYITELGVVNNT; encoded by the coding sequence ATGCAGAAAGTAAAAAAAGCAGTAATTCCAGCAGCTGGATTAGGAACGAGATTTTTACCTGCAACAAAGGCACAGCCGAAAGAAATGTTACCTATTGTAGATAAGCCAACGATTCAATATATAATAGAAGAAGCCGTACAATCAGGGATTGAGGATATCCTAATTGTTACAGGCAGAGGAAAACGTGCTATTGAAGATCACTTTGATAAATCATATGAACTTGAAACAAGTCTTGCACAGAAGGAGAAGTGGGACCTTCTTGAACAGGTTAGTTCGATTTCTGATCTGGCCAATATTCATTATATTAGACAAAAGGAACCTAAAGGGTTAGGTCATGCCATCTATTGTGCAAGAAGATTCATTGGAGATGAACCTTTTGCTGTCATGCTAGGAGATGATATTGTCCAAACGAAAGAAAAGCCTTGTTTACAACAGTTAATCGATGTCTATTCTGAGAGTGGTTGTTCAGTAGTAGGTGTTCAAAAGGTAAAACATGAAGACGTTTCGAAGTATGGGATTGTCGGTTTTAAGGGGAAAACTGAAAACTCCATCTATCATGTTGATTCTTTTGTTGAAAAGCCTGACGTTACTGAAGCCCCATCAGATATTGCGATCATGGGAAGATACATCTTAACACCGGAAATTCTAAATATTCTTGAGGAGCAGCCTCCTGGTTCAGGTGGAGAAATTCAACTAACAGATAGTTTAAATACATTATTAGCTACTAGTCCAGTCCTTGCATATGAATTTTCAGGTAAACGATACGATGTTGGTGATAAATTAGGGTTTATTAAAGCCACAATTGACTTTGGATTGCAACGTCCGGAATTAAGAGACGATATTATTCGCTATATCACAGAGTTAGGTGTAGTTAACAACACATAA
- a CDS encoding N-acetylmuramoyl-L-alanine amidase — translation MKKILFLLMLCMLLFTSITVPHSEASANSKKICIDLGHQKKWDSGKEPIAPRSNTLKTKVSSGTAGTVTKIPEYEFTLNIGLKLEKEMENRGYSVYITRTAHDIA, via the coding sequence ATGAAAAAAATTCTATTTTTATTAATGTTATGTATGTTGTTATTCACCTCCATTACTGTCCCTCATTCGGAAGCAAGTGCTAACAGTAAAAAGATTTGTATAGATCTTGGTCATCAAAAAAAATGGGATAGCGGAAAAGAGCCCATTGCCCCACGATCAAATACACTAAAAACGAAAGTATCCTCAGGTACAGCAGGAACCGTTACAAAAATACCTGAATATGAATTCACACTAAATATTGGACTAAAGTTAGAAAAAGAAATGGAAAATCGCGGTTATTCTGTTTACATAACAAGAACGGCACATGATATAGCTTAA